The DNA window TGCTCAGCAGCATGGCCGATGAAGAGCTGGCCGTCAAAGCAGTGCAGCTAGGCGCCGAAGACTACCTGATGAAGGGGCAAGCGTACTCCGACTGGCTGGAGCGGTCGCTGCGATACGCGATTGAACGCCGGAGAATGCGCGACGCCATCATGGCGGCCGAGGCCGAACTGCGGACTCGCCAGGAGGCTTCACGCGTAGCCCGCCACATTCAGCAACAATTATTCCCCCGCCAGGCGCCAGCGTTTCCCGGCTTTGAGATTGCCGGCGCCTCCTTCCCGGCCGACGAAACGGGCGGCGACTATTTCGATTATCTACCCATGGGCGACGGCAGTTACGGGCTGGTCATTGGCGACGTCGGCGGCCACGGCATCGGCCCGGCCTTGCTGATGGCGGGGCTGCACTCCTATCTGCGAGCGCTGCTGGTCACCCATCCCCATCTCAGCGACACGTTGTTCGCCACCAACAACTTGCTGACCGAGGACACCCAGCAGGAACGCCTGGTCACGCTGTTCTTTGTCGAGCTGCACCCGTTTACCCGCCAGTTGCGGTACGCGGCCGCCGGTCAACTGGGCCTGCTGCTGAGGGCGTCCGGCGAAGTGGTGGAGCTGCGCGACGACAACCTGCCGTTTGGAGTCGCCCTGGACTGCGGTTACAGCGTGTCGGACTTTCTGCAGTTAGCGTCGGGCG is part of the Lignipirellula cremea genome and encodes:
- a CDS encoding PP2C family protein-serine/threonine phosphatase, yielding MSSAAFRLLLFEDNRTDRNLIREWLSDSSVRFDMTCVERLHEGLALLAEAADAFDLLVVDLTLPDSSGLATFEKVHQAAPQLPIVVLSSMADEELAVKAVQLGAEDYLMKGQAYSDWLERSLRYAIERRRMRDAIMAAEAELRTRQEASRVARHIQQQLFPRQAPAFPGFEIAGASFPADETGGDYFDYLPMGDGSYGLVIGDVGGHGIGPALLMAGLHSYLRALLVTHPHLSDTLFATNNLLTEDTQQERLVTLFFVELHPFTRQLRYAAAGQLGLLLRASGEVVELRDDNLPFGVALDCGYSVSDFLQLASGDWLLLYTDGLTERQTLANAAYGEQRLLDFVAEHRRLSAEEMVDAVFGDAMQFSTRKQYDDITLLFTKVL